The Pygocentrus nattereri isolate fPygNat1 chromosome 17, fPygNat1.pri, whole genome shotgun sequence genome window below encodes:
- the map4l gene encoding microtubule-associated protein tau isoform X1: MDFSFRDNNACGAPKPGQDSLLKKDFVASPEAKSFDNKAGERTDGKSEAFPGSGFLSGMPGGQTGSQFQGFLGESRPGAPEKTLFSTDVSGFSQPAMNMSANMNVGMAPFQSSKPPSLVEPQKTSTLHASEPPKPFQAQSKPSDTSPHNTSDNSAVWGNPWTGEDMLSTELSHSPSKPEQSPTKPLGIQGYQDQDATAEKESNVGGQQKQKKCDDMEEVHGLLESLRSPEKTVSKSTDQGGSSPPSPGESWKSEIREWGGGRIQAKKNKSRTKLPEEWATVANTSSPSPPPGPSMVTDMDVCTASTTSNEQGSAPTSIRPDATSLTTTVQSAAPTASQTNVISQSTISDPSQSTPVVTASSHVSLDFTSGFKTTVGSIPSPQTSTTSLNISTMSDPVPSLPVTSSTVVSQNPAASASLTSFTKHQEPPLTKSPQLQVKESLTAKDKTEKVDTTARMDTSSTLGKADKPEKTEKTDASMKKENLDKNQEAEKKDHKPEKNEKVEKAEKTNNEGKEEKKNGSEKVDKMVKNEKNEKAGKGTVKPTTANGNKELISPDNKAKADKQNSAKPNLHSTGENSANKKGPASKTTTPTTGTKKPSGTTSAREAKTPENDAPPQRKPPVPKFNGSTKSNTRTGRGSSAKIPPRTTPTSSSANANTPATNGNSTTRPSRITKPPVPKQVPLPRKPPVPRAPRNNRITNAPLPDLKNVSSKIGSTDNMKYQPGGGKIQIVHKKLDFSHVTSRCGSKDNIKHTPGGGNIQIQNKKVDVSKVTAKCGSKDNIKNKPGDGDETSPKTNSSPKANDGSPDGVSHKPEGEQVKAGGQQQKSEGSPPAPAANLPSQADKAAKESGLKEGSSAVPSGGEGLLNSQGLDKRITATN; encoded by the exons ATGGACTTTAGCTTCCGTGATAATAATGCATGCGGAGCTCCCAAGCCAGGCCAGGACAGCCTGCTGAAGAAAGACTTTGTGGCTAGTCCAGAGGCAAAGAGCTTTGACAACAAAGCTGGTGAGAGGACAGATGGGAAGAGTGAAG CCTTCCCAGGGTCTGGATTCCTTTCTGGAATGCCTGGGGGGCAGACTGGGAGCCAGTTTCAGGGTTTCCTAGGAGAAAGTCGCCCTGGGGCACCTGAAAAAACGCTCTTCAGCACTGACGTATCAG GGTTCTCCCAGCCAGCAATGAATATGAGTGCTAATATGAATGTGGGCATGGCCCCATTCCAGTCCTCTAAACCTCCCAGCTTGGTTGAACCTCAGAAGACATCTACTCTGCATGCCAGTGAACCACCCAAACCATTCCAGGCACAGAGTAAACCTTCTGACACAAGCCCTCATAACACCTCGGACAACTCTGCAG TTTGGGGAAACCCTTGGACAGGTGAGGATATGCTCTCCACAGAGCTGTCCCATTCCCCCAGCAAGCCAGAGCAGAGTCCCACTAAGCCTTTGGGTATCCAAGGATATCAGGATCAAGATGCTACAGCTGAGAAAGAGTCAAATGTGGGAGGCcagcagaagcagaaaaaaTGTGATGATATGGAAGAGGTGCATGGTCTCTTGGAAAGCCTCCGGTCTCCTGAGAAAACTGTATCAAAAAGCACTGACCAGGGAGGCTCTTCACCCCCAAGTCCAGGGGAAAGCTGGAAGAGTGAGATTCGAGAGTGGGGTGGAGGTCGGATCcaagccaaaaaaaacaagagtagAACAAAGCTCCCTGAAGAGTGGGCCACCGTGGCAAATACCAGCAGTCCATCTCCTCCACCTGGTCCCTCTATGGTCACAGACATGGACGTTTGCACTGCTTCTACCACTAGCAATGAACAAGGGAGTGCACCAACTTCTATCAGACCAGATGCTACATCTCTTACAACCACAGTTCAATCAGCTGCCCCAACTGCAAGTCAGACAAATGTTATCTCACAATCTACAATTTCAGACCCTTCCCAAAGCACCCCAGTAGTAACTGCCTCCTCGCATGTATCCCTAGATTTCACCTCTGGCTTTAAGACTACTGTAGGTTCCATCCCTAGCCCACAGACCAGCACTACCTCCCTGAACATTTCCACTATGTCTGACCCCGTCCCCTCCCTTCCAGTCACCTCCAGCACTGTAGTAAGCCAAAACCCTGCAGCTTCGGCCTCCCTCACCTCATTCACAAAGCACCAGGAGCCACCGCTGACAAAGTCCCCCCAACTGCAAG TGAAAGAAAGCTTGACTGCCAAAGACAAGACAGAGAAGGTGGATACAACTGCTAGGATGGATACTTCCAGTACTCTTGGGAAAGCAGACAAGCCTGAAAAGACAGAGAAGACTGATGCCTCCATGAAGAAAGAGAATTTGGACAAGAATCAGGAGGCAGAGAAAAAGGACCATAAACCTGAGAAGAACGAGAAAGTTGAGAaagctgaaaaaacaaacaatgaagggaaagaagagaagaagaatggCAGTGAAAAGGTGGACAAGATGGTCAAAAATGAGAAGAATGAGAAGGCTGGTAAAGGGACAGTCAAGCCCACTACAGCTAATGGAAATAAAGAACTGATCAGCCCTGACAACAAAGCTAAG GCAGACAAACAGAATTCAGCAAAACCAAACTTGCATTCCACTGGAGAAAATTCAGCCAATAAAAAAGGCCCTGCTTCCAAGACAACGACCCCTACCACTGGCACTAAGAAACCTTCTGGGACCACCTCTGCCCGTGAAGCAAAG ACTCCAGAGAATGATGCTCCACCCCAGCGGAAGCCTCCTGTGCCAAAGTTTAATGGCAGCACCAAGAGCAACACCCGCACTGGCCGGGGTTCCTCTG CTAAAATCCCGCCGAGGACAACCCCTACCTCCTCCTCAGCGAATGCCAATACTCCAGCTACCAATGGGAACTCAACCACTCGTCCATCACGCATCACCAAACCCCCTGTTCCCAAGCAGGTTCCATTACCAAGGAAGCCTCCAGTGCCGCGAGCACCCCGTAACAATCGAATCACTAACGCCCCCCTGCCTGACCTAAAAAATGTGTCTTCCAAGATTGGCTCCACAGACAACATGAAGTACCAGCCCGGTGGAGGCAAG ATTCAGATAGTCCACAAAAAACTAGACTTCAGCCATGTGACCTCCCGCTGTGGCTCCAAGGACAACATCAAGCACACCCCAGGAGGAGGGAAT attcagattcagaacaAAAAGGTTGATGTGAGCAAAGTGACCGCAAAGTGTGGCTCCAAGGACAACATTAAGAACAAGCCAG GTGATGGTGACGAGACGTCTCCTAAGACAAACAGCAGCCCCAAGGCCAATGACGGATCACCAGACGGTGTGAGCCATAAACCCGAAGGCGAGCAAGTTAAG GCGGGGGGGCAACAGCAGAAATCTGAGGGAAGCCCACCTGCCCCTGCTGCAAACCTCCCCAGTCAGGCAGATAAAGCGGCTAAGGAGAGTGGGCTGAAGGAGGGTTCCTCTGCTGTTCCCTCTGGGGGGGAGGGGTTATTGAACTCCCAGGGCCTGGACAAGCGTATCACTGCGACAA ACTGA
- the map4l gene encoding microtubule-associated protein tau isoform X2: MDFSFRDNNACGAPKPGQDSLLKKDFVASPEAKSFDNKAGERTDGKSEAFPGSGFLSGMPGGQTGSQFQGFLGESRPGAPEKTLFSTDVSGFSQPAMNMSANMNVGMAPFQSSKPPSLVEPQKTSTLHASEPPKPFQAQSKPSDTSPHNTSDNSAVKESLTAKDKTEKVDTTARMDTSSTLGKADKPEKTEKTDASMKKENLDKNQEAEKKDHKPEKNEKVEKAEKTNNEGKEEKKNGSEKVDKMVKNEKNEKAGKGTVKPTTANGNKELISPDNKAKADKQNSAKPNLHSTGENSANKKGPASKTTTPTTGTKKPSGTTSAREAKTPENDAPPQRKPPVPKFNGSTKSNTRTGRGSSAKIPPRTTPTSSSANANTPATNGNSTTRPSRITKPPVPKQVPLPRKPPVPRAPRNNRITNAPLPDLKNVSSKIGSTDNMKYQPGGGKIQIVHKKLDFSHVTSRCGSKDNIKHTPGGGNIQIQNKKVDVSKVTAKCGSKDNIKNKPGDGDETSPKTNSSPKANDGSPDGVSHKPEGEQVKAGGQQQKSEGSPPAPAANLPSQADKAAKESGLKEGSSAVPSGGEGLLNSQGLDKRITATN, from the exons ATGGACTTTAGCTTCCGTGATAATAATGCATGCGGAGCTCCCAAGCCAGGCCAGGACAGCCTGCTGAAGAAAGACTTTGTGGCTAGTCCAGAGGCAAAGAGCTTTGACAACAAAGCTGGTGAGAGGACAGATGGGAAGAGTGAAG CCTTCCCAGGGTCTGGATTCCTTTCTGGAATGCCTGGGGGGCAGACTGGGAGCCAGTTTCAGGGTTTCCTAGGAGAAAGTCGCCCTGGGGCACCTGAAAAAACGCTCTTCAGCACTGACGTATCAG GGTTCTCCCAGCCAGCAATGAATATGAGTGCTAATATGAATGTGGGCATGGCCCCATTCCAGTCCTCTAAACCTCCCAGCTTGGTTGAACCTCAGAAGACATCTACTCTGCATGCCAGTGAACCACCCAAACCATTCCAGGCACAGAGTAAACCTTCTGACACAAGCCCTCATAACACCTCGGACAACTCTGCAG TGAAAGAAAGCTTGACTGCCAAAGACAAGACAGAGAAGGTGGATACAACTGCTAGGATGGATACTTCCAGTACTCTTGGGAAAGCAGACAAGCCTGAAAAGACAGAGAAGACTGATGCCTCCATGAAGAAAGAGAATTTGGACAAGAATCAGGAGGCAGAGAAAAAGGACCATAAACCTGAGAAGAACGAGAAAGTTGAGAaagctgaaaaaacaaacaatgaagggaaagaagagaagaagaatggCAGTGAAAAGGTGGACAAGATGGTCAAAAATGAGAAGAATGAGAAGGCTGGTAAAGGGACAGTCAAGCCCACTACAGCTAATGGAAATAAAGAACTGATCAGCCCTGACAACAAAGCTAAG GCAGACAAACAGAATTCAGCAAAACCAAACTTGCATTCCACTGGAGAAAATTCAGCCAATAAAAAAGGCCCTGCTTCCAAGACAACGACCCCTACCACTGGCACTAAGAAACCTTCTGGGACCACCTCTGCCCGTGAAGCAAAG ACTCCAGAGAATGATGCTCCACCCCAGCGGAAGCCTCCTGTGCCAAAGTTTAATGGCAGCACCAAGAGCAACACCCGCACTGGCCGGGGTTCCTCTG CTAAAATCCCGCCGAGGACAACCCCTACCTCCTCCTCAGCGAATGCCAATACTCCAGCTACCAATGGGAACTCAACCACTCGTCCATCACGCATCACCAAACCCCCTGTTCCCAAGCAGGTTCCATTACCAAGGAAGCCTCCAGTGCCGCGAGCACCCCGTAACAATCGAATCACTAACGCCCCCCTGCCTGACCTAAAAAATGTGTCTTCCAAGATTGGCTCCACAGACAACATGAAGTACCAGCCCGGTGGAGGCAAG ATTCAGATAGTCCACAAAAAACTAGACTTCAGCCATGTGACCTCCCGCTGTGGCTCCAAGGACAACATCAAGCACACCCCAGGAGGAGGGAAT attcagattcagaacaAAAAGGTTGATGTGAGCAAAGTGACCGCAAAGTGTGGCTCCAAGGACAACATTAAGAACAAGCCAG GTGATGGTGACGAGACGTCTCCTAAGACAAACAGCAGCCCCAAGGCCAATGACGGATCACCAGACGGTGTGAGCCATAAACCCGAAGGCGAGCAAGTTAAG GCGGGGGGGCAACAGCAGAAATCTGAGGGAAGCCCACCTGCCCCTGCTGCAAACCTCCCCAGTCAGGCAGATAAAGCGGCTAAGGAGAGTGGGCTGAAGGAGGGTTCCTCTGCTGTTCCCTCTGGGGGGGAGGGGTTATTGAACTCCCAGGGCCTGGACAAGCGTATCACTGCGACAA ACTGA
- the git1 gene encoding ARF GTPase-activating protein GIT1 isoform X3: MSRKVQRSEVCADCSAPDPGWSSINRGVLICDECCSVHRSLGRHISIVKHLRHSGWPPSLLQMVQTLASNGANSIWEHSLLDPAQVQSGRRKPNPQDKVHPTKSEFIRAKYQMLAFVHKLPCRDDDGVTTKDLSKQLHSSVRTGSLETCLRLLSLGAQANFFHPEKGTTPLHVAAKAGQVLQAELLVVYGADPGAPDINGRTPMDYARQAGQVELAERLVECQYELTDRLAFYLCGRRPDHKNGHYIIPQMADSLDLSELAKAAKKKLQALNNRLFEELAMDVYDEVDRRENDAVWLTTQNHSTLVTERSAVPFLPVNPEYSATRNQGRQKLARFNAREFATLIIDILSDAKRRQQGKGLTSPTEPLDVGQPDDDQHDYDSVASDEDTDSELTTQNNNNTQRNNRAKSMDSSDLSDGPITLQEYLEVKKALASSEAKVQQLMKVNNNLSEELRRLQKEVRKGAPAGPTPYGGPHLSASMEVGRYMGPKTEKHGSGTDSDYDNTQTYDTSLGMGRSSEEDSRGEVEDSGDGGEPDPTLPCTEDVILKTEQVTKNIQELLRAAQEFKHDSFVPCSEKIHSAVTEMASLFPKRPALDAVRSSLRLLAASASRLQVECRKAAPSEPSASTVDYQLLTQQVIQCAYDIAKAAKQLVTITTREKKQ; encoded by the exons ATCCTGGCTGGAGCAGTATAAACCGGGGTGTGCTGATCTGTGATGAGTGCTGTTCTGTGCACCGGAGCCTGGGACGCCACATCTCTATCGTTAAGCATCTGCGCCACAGCGGCTGGCCTCCTTCCTTACTACAG ATGGTCCAGACTCTGGCCAGTAATGGTGCTAATTCAATTTGGGAGCACTCCCTACTGGACCCTGCACAGGTTCAAAGCGGTCGCAGGAAACCTAACCCACAAGATAAAGTGCA CCCCACCAAGTCTGAGTTCATTCGCGCCAAGTATCAGATGCTAGCCTTCGTCCACAAGCTGCCCTGCCGTGATGACGATGGAGTCACCACCAAGGACCTCAGCAAG CAACTGCATTCGAGTGTGCGGACAGGGAGTCTGGAGACATGTCTGCGACTACTGTCTCTCGGAGCTCAGGCTAACTTCTTTCACCCT GAGAAGGGAACCACTCCACTGCATGTGGCTGCTAAGGCTGGACAAGTGCTGCAGGCCGAACTGCTTGTGGTTTATGGAGCTGACCCCGGAGCACCAGACATCAATGGCCGCACTCCCATGGACTATGCTAG GCAAGCAGGCCAGGTGGAGTTGGCTGAGCGCTTAGTGGAATGTCAGTATGAGCTCACAGACAGACTGGCCTTCTACTTGTGTGGCCGACGCCCAG ATCACAAGAATGGACATTATATCATCCCTCAGATGGCTGACAG CCTGGACCTGTCTGAACTGGCCAAGGCCGCCAAGAAGAAGCTACAAGCG CTCAATAATCGCTTGTTTGAGGAGCTGGCCATGGATGTATATGATGAGGTGGACCGCAGGGAAAACGATGCGG tctGGCTAACAACTCAGAACCACAGCACGCTTGTTACAGAGAGGAGCGCAGTCCCTTTCCTGCCTGTTAACCCTGAATACTCAGCCACACGCAACCAG GGTCGACAGAAGTTGGCTCGATTTAACGCACGGGAGTTTGCTACGCTCATTATTGATATCCTCAGTGATGCCAAGCGACGGCAGCAAGGCAAAGGCCTGACAAGTCCCACTG AGCCTCTGGATGTGGGTCAGCCAGATGACGACCAGCATGATTATGACAGCGTAGCTTCTGACGAGGACACAGACAGTGAGCTGACCAcgcagaacaacaacaacacccaGCGCAACAACCGCGCCAAG AGCATGGACTCGTCTGACTTGTCAGATGGACCCATCACACTGCAGGAGTATCTGGAGGTGAAAAAAGCCCTGGCCTCCTCTGAGGCTAAAGTCCAACAGCTCATGAAGGTCAACAACAACCTGAGCGAAGAGCTGAGGAGGCTTCAGAAAGAG GTGCGCAAAGGGGCTCCTGCAGGTCCCACACCCTATGGAGGACCACATCTGTCAGCCTCCATGGAGGTGGGGCGATATATG GGTCCTAAGACAGAAAAACATGGTAGTGGCACTGACAGTGACTATGATAATACACAAACATACGACACCTCTCTTGG CATGGGCCGCAGCAGTGAAGAAGATAGCCGAGGGGAGGTGGAGGACAGTGGTGATGGTGGGGAGCCAGACCCCACGCTGCCATGCACGGAGGATGTCATCCTGAAGACTGAGCAAGTCACCAAGAACATCCAGGAGCTGCTAAGAGCAGCACAGGAGTTCAAACATGACAG TTTTGTGCCATGCTCAGAGAAGATTCATTCAGCTGTGACAGAAATGGCCTCTCTTTTTCCTAAG AGGCCCGCGCTGGATGCTGTCCGCTCCTCTCTGAGGCTGCTGGCGGCCAGTGCCTCTCGACTACAGGTAGAGTGTCGCAAGGCGGCGCCCTCTGAGCCATCAGCCAGCACGGTGGACTACCAGCTCCTCACACAGCAGGTCATCCAGTGCGCCTATGATATTGCCAAGGCCGCCAAACAACTGGTCACCATCACAACCCGTGAGAAGAAGCAGTGA
- the git1 gene encoding ARF GTPase-activating protein GIT1 isoform X2, producing the protein MSRKVQRSEVCADCSAPDPGWSSINRGVLICDECCSVHRSLGRHISIVKHLRHSGWPPSLLQMVQTLASNGANSIWEHSLLDPAQVQSGRRKPNPQDKVHPTKSEFIRAKYQMLAFVHKLPCRDDDGVTTKDLSKQLHSSVRTGSLETCLRLLSLGAQANFFHPEKGTTPLHVAAKAGQVLQAELLVVYGADPGAPDINGRTPMDYARQAGQVELAERLVECQYELTDRLAFYLCGRRPDHKNGHYIIPQMADRARPKCPTQSLDLSELAKAAKKKLQALNNRLFEELAMDVYDEVDRRENDAVWLTTQNHSTLVTERSAVPFLPVNPEYSATRNQGRQKLARFNAREFATLIIDILSDAKRRQQGKGLTSPTEPLDVGQPDDDQHDYDSVASDEDTDSELTTQNNNNTQRNNRAKSMDSSDLSDGPITLQEYLEVKKALASSEAKVQQLMKVNNNLSEELRRLQKEVRKGAPAGPTPYGGPHLSASMEVGRYMGPKTEKHGSGTDSDYDNTQTYDTSLGMGRSSEEDSRGEVEDSGDGGEPDPTLPCTEDVILKTEQVTKNIQELLRAAQEFKHDSFVPCSEKIHSAVTEMASLFPKRPALDAVRSSLRLLAASASRLQVECRKAAPSEPSASTVDYQLLTQQVIQCAYDIAKAAKQLVTITTREKKQ; encoded by the exons ATCCTGGCTGGAGCAGTATAAACCGGGGTGTGCTGATCTGTGATGAGTGCTGTTCTGTGCACCGGAGCCTGGGACGCCACATCTCTATCGTTAAGCATCTGCGCCACAGCGGCTGGCCTCCTTCCTTACTACAG ATGGTCCAGACTCTGGCCAGTAATGGTGCTAATTCAATTTGGGAGCACTCCCTACTGGACCCTGCACAGGTTCAAAGCGGTCGCAGGAAACCTAACCCACAAGATAAAGTGCA CCCCACCAAGTCTGAGTTCATTCGCGCCAAGTATCAGATGCTAGCCTTCGTCCACAAGCTGCCCTGCCGTGATGACGATGGAGTCACCACCAAGGACCTCAGCAAG CAACTGCATTCGAGTGTGCGGACAGGGAGTCTGGAGACATGTCTGCGACTACTGTCTCTCGGAGCTCAGGCTAACTTCTTTCACCCT GAGAAGGGAACCACTCCACTGCATGTGGCTGCTAAGGCTGGACAAGTGCTGCAGGCCGAACTGCTTGTGGTTTATGGAGCTGACCCCGGAGCACCAGACATCAATGGCCGCACTCCCATGGACTATGCTAG GCAAGCAGGCCAGGTGGAGTTGGCTGAGCGCTTAGTGGAATGTCAGTATGAGCTCACAGACAGACTGGCCTTCTACTTGTGTGGCCGACGCCCAG ATCACAAGAATGGACATTATATCATCCCTCAGATGGCTGACAG AGCTCGCCCTAAGTGCCCGACGCAGAG CCTGGACCTGTCTGAACTGGCCAAGGCCGCCAAGAAGAAGCTACAAGCG CTCAATAATCGCTTGTTTGAGGAGCTGGCCATGGATGTATATGATGAGGTGGACCGCAGGGAAAACGATGCGG tctGGCTAACAACTCAGAACCACAGCACGCTTGTTACAGAGAGGAGCGCAGTCCCTTTCCTGCCTGTTAACCCTGAATACTCAGCCACACGCAACCAG GGTCGACAGAAGTTGGCTCGATTTAACGCACGGGAGTTTGCTACGCTCATTATTGATATCCTCAGTGATGCCAAGCGACGGCAGCAAGGCAAAGGCCTGACAAGTCCCACTG AGCCTCTGGATGTGGGTCAGCCAGATGACGACCAGCATGATTATGACAGCGTAGCTTCTGACGAGGACACAGACAGTGAGCTGACCAcgcagaacaacaacaacacccaGCGCAACAACCGCGCCAAG AGCATGGACTCGTCTGACTTGTCAGATGGACCCATCACACTGCAGGAGTATCTGGAGGTGAAAAAAGCCCTGGCCTCCTCTGAGGCTAAAGTCCAACAGCTCATGAAGGTCAACAACAACCTGAGCGAAGAGCTGAGGAGGCTTCAGAAAGAG GTGCGCAAAGGGGCTCCTGCAGGTCCCACACCCTATGGAGGACCACATCTGTCAGCCTCCATGGAGGTGGGGCGATATATG GGTCCTAAGACAGAAAAACATGGTAGTGGCACTGACAGTGACTATGATAATACACAAACATACGACACCTCTCTTGG CATGGGCCGCAGCAGTGAAGAAGATAGCCGAGGGGAGGTGGAGGACAGTGGTGATGGTGGGGAGCCAGACCCCACGCTGCCATGCACGGAGGATGTCATCCTGAAGACTGAGCAAGTCACCAAGAACATCCAGGAGCTGCTAAGAGCAGCACAGGAGTTCAAACATGACAG TTTTGTGCCATGCTCAGAGAAGATTCATTCAGCTGTGACAGAAATGGCCTCTCTTTTTCCTAAG AGGCCCGCGCTGGATGCTGTCCGCTCCTCTCTGAGGCTGCTGGCGGCCAGTGCCTCTCGACTACAGGTAGAGTGTCGCAAGGCGGCGCCCTCTGAGCCATCAGCCAGCACGGTGGACTACCAGCTCCTCACACAGCAGGTCATCCAGTGCGCCTATGATATTGCCAAGGCCGCCAAACAACTGGTCACCATCACAACCCGTGAGAAGAAGCAGTGA
- the git1 gene encoding ARF GTPase-activating protein GIT1 isoform X1 → MSRKVQRSEVCADCSAPDPGWSSINRGVLICDECCSVHRSLGRHISIVKHLRHSGWPPSLLQMVQTLASNGANSIWEHSLLDPAQVQSGRRKPNPQDKVHPTKSEFIRAKYQMLAFVHKLPCRDDDGVTTKDLSKQLHSSVRTGSLETCLRLLSLGAQANFFHPEKGTTPLHVAAKAGQVLQAELLVVYGADPGAPDINGRTPMDYARQAGQVELAERLVECQYELTDRLAFYLCGRRPDHKNGHYIIPQMADRARPKCPTQSLDLSELAKAAKKKLQALNNRLFEELAMDVYDEVDRRENDAVWLTTQNHSTLVTERSAVPFLPVNPEYSATRNQGRQKLARFNAREFATLIIDILSDAKRRQQGKGLTSPTEPLDVGQPDDDQHDYDSVASDEDTDSELTTQNNNNTQRNNRAKSMDSSDLSDGPITLQEYLEVKKALASSEAKVQQLMKVNNNLSEELRRLQKEISRMQTENTALRGAQAGVPGALGGGGSVPLWPAGLRGVAGGGGGTVSGDLGLAPPSSAPLRRDRQAFSMYEPGAATPKALAPVLDSLSDHLQPLGPSVRKGAPAGPTPYGGPHLSASMEVGRYMGPKTEKHGSGTDSDYDNTQTYDTSLGMGRSSEEDSRGEVEDSGDGGEPDPTLPCTEDVILKTEQVTKNIQELLRAAQEFKHDSFVPCSEKIHSAVTEMASLFPKRPALDAVRSSLRLLAASASRLQVECRKAAPSEPSASTVDYQLLTQQVIQCAYDIAKAAKQLVTITTREKKQ, encoded by the exons ATCCTGGCTGGAGCAGTATAAACCGGGGTGTGCTGATCTGTGATGAGTGCTGTTCTGTGCACCGGAGCCTGGGACGCCACATCTCTATCGTTAAGCATCTGCGCCACAGCGGCTGGCCTCCTTCCTTACTACAG ATGGTCCAGACTCTGGCCAGTAATGGTGCTAATTCAATTTGGGAGCACTCCCTACTGGACCCTGCACAGGTTCAAAGCGGTCGCAGGAAACCTAACCCACAAGATAAAGTGCA CCCCACCAAGTCTGAGTTCATTCGCGCCAAGTATCAGATGCTAGCCTTCGTCCACAAGCTGCCCTGCCGTGATGACGATGGAGTCACCACCAAGGACCTCAGCAAG CAACTGCATTCGAGTGTGCGGACAGGGAGTCTGGAGACATGTCTGCGACTACTGTCTCTCGGAGCTCAGGCTAACTTCTTTCACCCT GAGAAGGGAACCACTCCACTGCATGTGGCTGCTAAGGCTGGACAAGTGCTGCAGGCCGAACTGCTTGTGGTTTATGGAGCTGACCCCGGAGCACCAGACATCAATGGCCGCACTCCCATGGACTATGCTAG GCAAGCAGGCCAGGTGGAGTTGGCTGAGCGCTTAGTGGAATGTCAGTATGAGCTCACAGACAGACTGGCCTTCTACTTGTGTGGCCGACGCCCAG ATCACAAGAATGGACATTATATCATCCCTCAGATGGCTGACAG AGCTCGCCCTAAGTGCCCGACGCAGAG CCTGGACCTGTCTGAACTGGCCAAGGCCGCCAAGAAGAAGCTACAAGCG CTCAATAATCGCTTGTTTGAGGAGCTGGCCATGGATGTATATGATGAGGTGGACCGCAGGGAAAACGATGCGG tctGGCTAACAACTCAGAACCACAGCACGCTTGTTACAGAGAGGAGCGCAGTCCCTTTCCTGCCTGTTAACCCTGAATACTCAGCCACACGCAACCAG GGTCGACAGAAGTTGGCTCGATTTAACGCACGGGAGTTTGCTACGCTCATTATTGATATCCTCAGTGATGCCAAGCGACGGCAGCAAGGCAAAGGCCTGACAAGTCCCACTG AGCCTCTGGATGTGGGTCAGCCAGATGACGACCAGCATGATTATGACAGCGTAGCTTCTGACGAGGACACAGACAGTGAGCTGACCAcgcagaacaacaacaacacccaGCGCAACAACCGCGCCAAG AGCATGGACTCGTCTGACTTGTCAGATGGACCCATCACACTGCAGGAGTATCTGGAGGTGAAAAAAGCCCTGGCCTCCTCTGAGGCTAAAGTCCAACAGCTCATGAAGGTCAACAACAACCTGAGCGAAGAGCTGAGGAGGCTTCAGAAAGAG ATCTCGCGGATGCAGACGGAGAACACGGCGTTGAGGGGGGCCCAGGCTGGGGTGCCGGGGGCTCTGGGTGGGGGCGGCAGTGTGCCACTCTGGCCTGCTGGGTTGAGGGGAGTGGCAGGGGGAGGCGGAGGAACGGTCAGTGGGGATTTGGGCCTGGCCCCGCCCTCCTCAGCCCCGCTCCGCAGGGACAGGCAGGCCTTCTCTATGTACGAGCCTGGAGCAGCCACCCCCAAAGCCCTCGCCCCAGTGCTGGACTCTCTAAGTGATCACCTGCAGCCCCTTGGCCCCAGC GTGCGCAAAGGGGCTCCTGCAGGTCCCACACCCTATGGAGGACCACATCTGTCAGCCTCCATGGAGGTGGGGCGATATATG GGTCCTAAGACAGAAAAACATGGTAGTGGCACTGACAGTGACTATGATAATACACAAACATACGACACCTCTCTTGG CATGGGCCGCAGCAGTGAAGAAGATAGCCGAGGGGAGGTGGAGGACAGTGGTGATGGTGGGGAGCCAGACCCCACGCTGCCATGCACGGAGGATGTCATCCTGAAGACTGAGCAAGTCACCAAGAACATCCAGGAGCTGCTAAGAGCAGCACAGGAGTTCAAACATGACAG TTTTGTGCCATGCTCAGAGAAGATTCATTCAGCTGTGACAGAAATGGCCTCTCTTTTTCCTAAG AGGCCCGCGCTGGATGCTGTCCGCTCCTCTCTGAGGCTGCTGGCGGCCAGTGCCTCTCGACTACAGGTAGAGTGTCGCAAGGCGGCGCCCTCTGAGCCATCAGCCAGCACGGTGGACTACCAGCTCCTCACACAGCAGGTCATCCAGTGCGCCTATGATATTGCCAAGGCCGCCAAACAACTGGTCACCATCACAACCCGTGAGAAGAAGCAGTGA